A segment of the Sporocytophaga myxococcoides genome:
TCATAAGCAGTAAGAACCGGGACCAGATTGAATGATTGAAATACAAATCCAATTTTGTTTAGTCTCAGTTGATGCAATGCTTCCAGGTTTACATGAGTGATGTCTAAGCCATTGAAAAGGATGTTTCCGGAGGTCGGTTTGTCAATACTACCCAGTATATTAAGAAATGTTGATTTTCCACTTCCGGAAGGGCCTGCAACGACAATGAAATCGCCCTTTGTAACATTAAAATATACATTGTTGAGCGCCTGGATTTCCGTTTCTCCTACTTTATATTTTTTAGTGACGCCTCTTAGTTCTGCTATAGATATGCTCATTTCATTAGGAAGGTTGTTTGCGTTTATTTTCTATGTTCTCTTCAAGCTAAAGAGTGTGTATATTCAAGATTTATTTTACTAGTTATTTCTTCTGTTTGCTGATTGGAGAATGCTTTCCGGTAAATCTCGCTGGCATCTCTTATTAATTTCAATCCAATTTCATCTACATGACGATTTCTCCAGTCTTCAAGGCGTGTTCCATTCACATATTGGTTGAATGCTCCAAGTGCCGGGCCACACTGGATTTGGAAATCGACTTTATGCGATAAGTCTCCGTTAAGTGCGTGTTGAGTCGACAGGACAAAATAATATTTAAAAATATTGGCCATTTTTAATTTGGGGTTGGATTGCATTTTTGCGAGTGTCTCTGGTCTGGCAGATTTAAAATAGTTTTCTACCTCTTTCCATACTTTTTCAAAAGATTTTCCAAAATATTTCTCCTGAATCATTTTAGAAGTTTCCTTAGGTAGCTCTTCTAACGAATTGTATTGTTTGTAAAGTTCGTATAATTTTTTCCCTCGCACAGGAAACAGAACTCCTTTTTTCAATACCTGAACCTGAGCCCCAATCTCAAACATGTCTCCGGCAGGAGCATAGTCAGTATCCTGAATGTTCATCTTTGAGATCATATCTTTGACTATATCGCTGGTTCCAGCCTCTACGGTGCATTGGTTGATTGAGCCAGTCAGGACATAGTCTGCTCCGAGCATAATTGATGCAACTATCGCCTGAGGTGTTCCAATGCCTCCGGCAGCGCCTATATGTATTTTTTGGTTATAACCGAATTTTTGTATGAATCTGTTTCTGAGAAGTGATATTACCGGAATTAATGTAAATGCAACGCCTTGATCAGTGTGGCCTCCGGAGTCAGCTTCAGTAGTTATGTCGGAAGCTAATGAAATATATTTTCCAGCTTCTGCTTCTTCACTGGTAAGATAACCTTTCGTCAATAATTCGTTGATGATGTTTTCTGGAGGAGGACTCAAAAATACTTCAGCTACTTCTGGTCTTGAAATTTTAGCTATAATATAGTGGTTAGCGAAAGCCTTACCATTTTCAAATTTTGCACCTTTCAGTCTGTAATATACCAGAGCAGTTGAAGCTGTTGCAAATGCGGAAGCTTCAATAACTTTTATGTTTTTGCTGATGCATAATTTTGAAAGATCTAATTCCCACTGTGGATTGATTGGGTTGTGCAGAAAATTTATTCCAAAAGGCTT
Coding sequences within it:
- the fabD gene encoding ACP S-malonyltransferase, which produces MLTDNEKKTCLVFPGQGSQFKGMGKELFQKYPELVELSDSILNYSIADLCLNDSGGNLSYTKYTQPALYVVNTMYYLDYIKSGANETNYLLGHSLGEYNALVAAGVMDFKTGLEIVKRRAELFAEIKDGGMMAVMGGNQNHLEEIIKTRFPQLDFANYNSDEQTILSGNQDQLRQAEPFLTAAGMKTILLNVSGAFHSRYMEPAREKFKSFVLNYSFNDPVIPVYSNYNCIAYTKQNTADLLTKQISNPVSWKQQVKMVLNKGTEQFKEVGPGVVLTRLIQKIKETNYPVTNTPKSTPSTQFKIGSESFRNRYKIQEAYVAGAMYRGISSSKMVIKMANSDLLSFLGCGGMSLEQIKSSIEDIQSNISPQKPFGINFLHNPINPQWELDLSKLCISKNIKVIEASAFATASTALVYYRLKGAKFENGKAFANHYIIAKISRPEVAEVFLSPPPENIINELLTKGYLTSEEAEAGKYISLASDITTEADSGGHTDQGVAFTLIPVISLLRNRFIQKFGYNQKIHIGAAGGIGTPQAIVASIMLGADYVLTGSINQCTVEAGTSDIVKDMISKMNIQDTDYAPAGDMFEIGAQVQVLKKGVLFPVRGKKLYELYKQYNSLEELPKETSKMIQEKYFGKSFEKVWKEVENYFKSARPETLAKMQSNPKLKMANIFKYYFVLSTQHALNGDLSHKVDFQIQCGPALGAFNQYVNGTRLEDWRNRHVDEIGLKLIRDASEIYRKAFSNQQTEEITSKINLEYTHSLA